CAACCATGCCAAGCTTAAGGTTTTGCCCCTTTGCTACTGTTATTTGGTCTCTTGAGTATAGATTAGACACTTCATATTTTAGAAGATCGCCTAAATTATTTCCTTCTGTTATGCTTGTCATGTTTTTTCTCCTATATTTGGTTTCTCTTACTTAAAAAAACTGCTTAAGTTTTTCTAAAATTTTGATGTTAAGTTAAAATAAATCTTCTAACGTAATCACTTTGTTGATTATATCTTTTAAGTGCTGGTTTTCAGTTGCTCCGTTTGCAGCAATAAGCACCCAGAATATTTGTTTTCTTGACCTAGCTTTTTCTTTATAAATTGCCTCCTTTTTTCTTAATTGCTCTTTATATTCTTTTGTTATTACATATGGTTTGTCGCTATACTTTATTTCACACAGTATTGTACATCCATCTTCTCGATCAAAAACCAAGTCTATCTGAGCTCCACTTTCTTTACTGTTTTTCTCTGGGTGATATTGCCAATCTCCACATATGACTGCTATATACTCTATACCTAATTTTTTTCTAATTATATTGGCATGTTTAAAACACACTGCTTCAAATGTTTGCCCTGTCCATGTTAGCCAAACTGGTTTTTTTATTGCTAATTCCCAATAGTGAGCATCACTTATTATTGCTCTTTTTGTTATTTCTCTAAATGGCTCAATCCATGTTAAATAGAATAATACATATTCGTCGATTACCCTATAATGTACTCCTCTCTTTCCTTTGTTCAGCGGTAGAAAACCACCTATAAACCCTGCTGCTTCTAAACTCCTTAATTTAGTAGTTAAGCGACCGCCCTCAGCGATTTTAGTCATTTTTATAAGTTCTTTTCTGCTGATCCCCTTTGGCTTTTTTGCAATCACACGAATAATATTTAGATATATCTCCGGTTCTTCGTACAAGGAGTGAAACAGCATATCAAATTCATCAAATAACAAACCTTCCTTCTGAAAACAGATCGCATTAATATTTTGTGCTGCTGATAATCCTTGACTTACTTCCTTAAGGTAGTGT
The nucleotide sequence above comes from Wolbachia endosymbiont of Oedothorax gibbosus. Encoded proteins:
- a CDS encoding AAA family ATPase, producing MNEPIIGREKEIAILENKLSSQSAEFIAVYGRRRVGKTYLIKQFFSKHKVILFEQTGLNKGNLKEQLEIFAESLSRAFYNGAKMALSRSWMDAFYQITLAINNIYKNEQVVLFFDELPWLAARKSGFLGALEHFWNVYWTYRKKLILIVCGSAASWMLENLIYNKGGLHNRITARIPLQPFNLSETKEYLRYLGVNLNHQEILQIYMAIGGIPHYLKEVSQGLSAAQNINAICFQKEGLLFDEFDMLFHSLYEEPEIYLNIIRVIAKKPKGISRKELIKMTKIAEGGRLTTKLRSLEAAGFIGGFLPLNKGKRGVHYRVIDEYVLFYLTWIEPFREITKRAIISDAHYWELAIKKPVWLTWTGQTFEAVCFKHANIIRKKLGIEYIAVICGDWQYHPEKNSKESGAQIDLVFDREDGCTILCEIKYSDKPYVITKEYKEQLRKKEAIYKEKARSRKQIFWVLIAANGATENQHLKDIINKVITLEDLF